The following are encoded together in the Candidatus Tumulicola sp. genome:
- a CDS encoding PQQ-binding-like beta-propeller repeat protein: MKRRVTLACCMAALTLDGCGSQPAPLASERMWTTYQMDSTHNAVVPDSLGPVRWTLQVHSKINGGLAYDGERLFAVDFGKELLAIAPRDGRLLWKARGDDVLMSTPIVAEGLVFVGSGTNAIVTGSNGTPIWGRRRGNHWYAFRADNGRLVWSYATVGEAMPSAAYRDGVLVFATGDGFATAVRAATGRPIWKVPLPGHVSMASAVISQNLAYFVTTKDEAHHFGTWGSQTVALDWRSGRRIWSAPFGNSDCTPTVFGADLFVEGVKDGPIGPREAIGYNDVVALSSITGALRWRYLGGDGFYSAVGTNERAIAGTYANQTLYQSLPSTNRLVALRAADGRVVWSARTSGPVKMSPLVRNGHVYVGDTTGVLYSFDSRTGKTLRAWAFDEPFTSAPPIIVGRTMFVPQSDAVRAIPLGEL; the protein is encoded by the coding sequence ATGAAAAGACGCGTGACGCTGGCGTGTTGTATGGCGGCGCTCACGCTGGACGGATGTGGCTCGCAGCCGGCACCGCTCGCTTCTGAGCGTATGTGGACGACCTATCAAATGGATTCGACCCATAACGCGGTCGTACCGGACTCTTTGGGGCCCGTGCGATGGACGCTGCAAGTGCACAGCAAGATCAACGGCGGCTTGGCATACGACGGCGAGCGGCTCTTCGCGGTCGACTTCGGCAAAGAACTGCTGGCGATCGCGCCGCGCGACGGCCGGCTTCTCTGGAAAGCTCGCGGCGATGATGTGTTGATGTCGACCCCGATCGTCGCCGAAGGTCTGGTGTTCGTCGGCTCGGGCACGAACGCGATAGTGACCGGTTCGAACGGGACTCCCATCTGGGGGCGCCGGCGCGGAAACCACTGGTATGCATTTCGGGCCGATAATGGGCGGTTGGTTTGGTCGTATGCAACCGTTGGTGAGGCCATGCCCTCGGCGGCGTATCGTGACGGAGTTCTCGTGTTCGCCACGGGCGACGGCTTCGCAACGGCAGTGCGGGCCGCGACCGGACGGCCGATATGGAAAGTGCCGCTTCCCGGCCACGTTTCGATGGCGTCGGCAGTGATATCCCAGAACCTCGCGTACTTCGTGACGACGAAAGACGAAGCACACCATTTTGGAACGTGGGGAAGCCAGACCGTCGCACTCGACTGGCGCTCGGGAAGGCGCATCTGGTCCGCACCGTTCGGAAATTCCGATTGCACGCCGACCGTTTTTGGTGCCGATTTGTTCGTTGAGGGCGTGAAAGACGGACCGATCGGGCCGCGCGAAGCGATCGGCTACAACGACGTCGTCGCCCTCAGCTCCATCACGGGAGCGTTGCGGTGGCGGTATCTCGGTGGCGATGGGTTTTATTCCGCAGTCGGCACGAACGAACGCGCGATCGCCGGCACCTATGCGAACCAAACGCTCTACCAGTCGCTGCCGTCGACGAATCGGCTGGTCGCATTGCGTGCCGCCGATGGCAGAGTCGTTTGGTCGGCGCGGACGAGCGGGCCGGTAAAAATGAGCCCGTTGGTACGGAACGGCCACGTCTACGTGGGAGACACAACCGGTGTGTTGTATTCGTTCGATTCGCGCACCGGCAAAACGCTGCGCGCCTGGGCCTTCGACGAGCCTTTTACTTCGGCGCCCCCGATCATCGTCGGTCGTACAATGTTCGTGCCGCAGAGCGACGCCGTTCGAGCCATACCGCTCGGTGAATTGTGA
- a CDS encoding HAD family hydrolase, translated as MSSPSSARTFTSRFRDVAAVVFDRDETLIVDVPFNGDPDRVTAEPDVRAALDRLRAAGLPLAVVSNQSGVGRGYITLEQVDAVNRRVDQLLGPFAGFFLCPHAPEDGCDCRKPQPRLILDAARAMNVAPQRCVVIGDRDSDVEAAVRAGAIPLKIQGPRELPAAVDRILQERLG; from the coding sequence GTGAGTTCGCCGAGCTCGGCTCGGACGTTTACGTCCCGGTTTCGTGACGTCGCCGCGGTCGTGTTCGACCGCGACGAAACGTTGATCGTCGACGTTCCGTTCAACGGCGATCCCGATCGCGTTACCGCCGAACCGGACGTGCGTGCGGCGCTCGACCGGTTACGGGCGGCAGGCTTGCCGCTGGCGGTCGTGAGCAATCAAAGCGGCGTCGGCCGCGGATATATCACGCTCGAGCAGGTCGACGCGGTCAATCGCCGCGTCGACCAACTGCTCGGACCGTTCGCCGGTTTCTTTCTCTGTCCGCACGCTCCGGAGGACGGCTGCGACTGTCGCAAACCGCAGCCGAGGTTGATTCTCGACGCCGCCCGCGCGATGAACGTTGCACCGCAACGCTGCGTGGTGATCGGCGATCGCGATAGCGATGTCGAAGCCGCCGTGCGTGCCGGCGCGATCCCGCTAAAAATACAAGGGCCGCGAGAACTTCCCGCGGCCGTCGATCGAATTCTACAAGAACGACTGGGCTAG
- the thiC gene encoding phosphomethylpyrimidine synthase ThiC — translation MKVYVQGSDPSIRVPMREIALTDGTSHTVYDTSGPYSDATPFDDIRGGLRPLRERWIEGRGDTEVLARPTSTYRRGREAMPQLDEVRFPHRAIVRRAKSGQNVSQMHYARRGEVTPEMEFIAIREGMDPQIVREEVARGRAIIPSNVNHPESEPMIIGRNFLVKINANIGNSAVSSSIDEEVEKMTWATRWGADTVMDLSTGKNIHETREWILRNSPVPIGTVPIYQALEKVGGKAEDLTWELFADTLIEQAEQGVDYFTIHAGVLLRYVPLTAERVTGIVSRGGSIMAKWCLSHHRENFLYEHFEDICEIMKAYDVAFSLGDGLRPGCTADANDAAQFGELETLGELTKIAWKHDVQTMIEGPGHVPMHLIKENMEKQLEVCGEAPFYTLGPLVTDIAPGYDHITSAIGAAMIGWFGTAMLCYVTPKEHLGLPNKKDVKDGVIAYKIAAHAADLAKNHPRARHWDDVLSKARFEFRWEDQFDLSLDPETAREFHDETLPSAGAKVAHFCSMCGPHFCSMKITQEVREFAQRGMEEKSREFAELGSDVYVPVS, via the coding sequence ATGAAAGTCTACGTCCAGGGCAGCGACCCCTCGATTCGGGTACCCATGCGCGAAATTGCGCTGACCGACGGAACGTCGCACACGGTATACGACACCAGCGGACCGTATTCGGACGCCACGCCGTTCGACGATATTCGCGGCGGCCTGCGCCCGTTACGCGAGCGTTGGATCGAGGGGCGCGGCGACACCGAAGTGCTAGCACGACCGACGTCGACCTACCGGCGCGGCCGCGAGGCCATGCCGCAACTCGACGAGGTGCGTTTTCCACACCGCGCGATCGTTCGACGAGCCAAATCCGGGCAGAACGTGTCGCAGATGCACTACGCGCGTCGCGGCGAGGTGACGCCCGAGATGGAGTTCATCGCGATTCGCGAGGGCATGGATCCGCAGATCGTGCGCGAGGAAGTCGCCCGCGGCCGCGCGATCATTCCGTCGAACGTCAATCATCCCGAAAGCGAACCGATGATCATCGGCCGGAACTTTCTGGTGAAGATCAACGCCAATATCGGCAACTCGGCCGTGAGTTCGTCGATCGACGAAGAGGTCGAGAAAATGACGTGGGCGACGCGTTGGGGCGCCGACACGGTGATGGATCTATCGACCGGCAAGAACATTCACGAGACGCGCGAGTGGATTCTGCGCAACTCACCGGTACCGATCGGAACCGTGCCGATTTATCAAGCGCTCGAGAAAGTCGGCGGAAAAGCCGAAGACCTGACGTGGGAACTGTTCGCCGACACGTTGATCGAGCAGGCCGAACAGGGCGTCGACTATTTCACGATTCACGCCGGCGTGCTGTTGCGCTACGTGCCGCTGACGGCGGAGCGCGTTACCGGCATCGTGTCGCGCGGTGGATCCATCATGGCCAAGTGGTGCCTCTCGCATCACCGCGAGAACTTCTTGTACGAACATTTCGAAGATATCTGCGAGATCATGAAAGCCTACGACGTCGCGTTCTCGCTGGGCGACGGCTTGCGGCCCGGCTGCACCGCCGATGCCAACGATGCCGCGCAATTCGGCGAGCTCGAAACGCTCGGCGAACTGACGAAAATCGCGTGGAAGCACGACGTGCAGACGATGATCGAAGGCCCCGGGCACGTACCGATGCACCTGATCAAAGAAAACATGGAGAAGCAGCTCGAGGTGTGCGGCGAGGCGCCGTTCTACACGCTCGGCCCGCTCGTTACCGACATCGCGCCGGGTTACGATCACATTACCAGCGCCATCGGTGCGGCCATGATCGGCTGGTTTGGCACGGCGATGCTGTGCTACGTCACACCCAAAGAACACCTAGGCTTGCCGAACAAAAAAGACGTCAAGGACGGTGTGATCGCATATAAAATCGCGGCGCATGCAGCCGACCTTGCAAAGAACCATCCGCGCGCCCGTCATTGGGACGATGTATTGTCGAAGGCACGCTTCGAGTTTCGCTGGGAAGATCAGTTCGATCTGTCGCTCGATCCCGAAACGGCGCGCGAGTTTCATGACGAAACGCTGCCGTCGGCCGGCGCCAAAGTCGCGCACTTCTGCTCGATGTGCGGCCCGCATTTCTGTTCGATGAAGATCACGCAAGAGGTGCGCGAGTTCGCTCAACGCGGCATGGAAGAAAAATCGCGTGAGTTCGCCGAGCTCGGCTCGGACGTTTACGTCCCGGTTTCGTGA
- a CDS encoding S8 family serine peptidase, with protein MKASTIPAALAVLALAACASQTAPVMPVQQIVQSQTTHQPLGLVQYNGATNVAAACPVPDTSIPGDPQCYALLRTDVAGAAGQMLPAGQKPAGYGPKDFRSAYNLPSKGGSGQTVALVDFYDDPNAESDLAVYRAEYGLPPCTTENGCFRKVNQDGKQSHYPKPSGGWAGEIAIDIEMASAVCPQCHILLVEARTSGNKGEDTAIALGADVVSNSWGYYGKSPYDKAFDHPGHIITVASGDTGYSKRATVPDSLSTVVSVGGTALRSATNARGWSETAWRGSTSECNVLVKKPSWQLDTGCTGRTETDVSAVADPGTGVAVYDSYKAPGWVIYGGTSVASPIVAGIYALAANEKSLTYAQSLYTNAADLNDVVTGDNGDCGTYICDAGPGYDGPTGNGTPNGLKAF; from the coding sequence ATGAAGGCATCGACCATCCCAGCCGCGCTGGCCGTTCTCGCGCTAGCCGCCTGCGCATCGCAAACCGCGCCGGTGATGCCGGTGCAGCAGATCGTTCAATCGCAAACCACGCACCAGCCCCTCGGCCTCGTCCAATATAACGGCGCGACGAACGTCGCTGCAGCCTGTCCGGTTCCGGACACCAGCATTCCGGGCGATCCGCAATGCTACGCGTTGCTGCGCACCGACGTCGCCGGCGCGGCCGGACAAATGCTGCCGGCCGGCCAGAAGCCCGCGGGATACGGTCCGAAAGATTTTCGTTCGGCATATAACCTGCCGTCGAAAGGCGGAAGCGGACAGACGGTCGCGCTGGTCGACTTCTACGACGATCCGAATGCCGAATCGGATCTCGCGGTGTATCGCGCAGAATACGGTTTGCCGCCGTGCACCACGGAAAACGGTTGTTTTCGCAAAGTGAATCAGGACGGCAAACAATCGCATTACCCCAAGCCCAGTGGTGGTTGGGCCGGGGAGATTGCGATCGACATCGAGATGGCCTCGGCCGTGTGTCCGCAATGCCATATCCTCCTGGTCGAAGCCCGCACGTCCGGCAACAAGGGCGAAGATACGGCGATCGCGCTCGGCGCCGACGTCGTCAGCAACAGTTGGGGTTATTACGGAAAATCTCCGTACGACAAAGCGTTCGATCACCCCGGACACATCATCACGGTCGCGAGCGGCGACACCGGTTATTCCAAACGCGCTACCGTTCCCGATTCGTTGTCGACCGTCGTCTCGGTCGGCGGCACGGCGTTGCGTAGCGCGACCAATGCTCGTGGATGGAGCGAAACCGCGTGGCGCGGATCGACCAGCGAATGTAACGTGTTGGTGAAGAAGCCGTCGTGGCAGCTCGATACCGGTTGTACCGGACGCACCGAAACCGACGTGTCGGCGGTGGCCGACCCCGGTACCGGCGTGGCCGTGTACGATTCGTACAAAGCGCCGGGTTGGGTGATCTACGGCGGCACGAGTGTGGCCAGCCCGATCGTCGCCGGCATTTACGCGCTCGCCGCCAACGAAAAGTCGTTAACCTACGCGCAATCGTTGTATACCAATGCCGCCGATCTCAACGACGTCGTGACCGGCGACAACGGCGACTGCGGCACGTATATCTGCGATGCGGGTCCGGGCTACGATGGGCCGACCGGCAACGGAACGCCGAACGGATTGAAGGCGTTCTAG
- a CDS encoding glycosyltransferase, translating into MFTKRAVEAAGVAVDIDATLAPDARGYDLAHVFGVYDPEDAQQQVEACKAAGVPTALSPMWWPLYDFFGRSRGMNAVLAGPEKRIAAGLQRFRNTKTDRFLRPNERRKYAVRLELQRRIMRAADVLLPNSVVESFLLRKTMRLADRPMVVVHHAVDVPVGNHGSQARSGVLCVGRVEPMKNQAALLYALRDLDVDVSLVGACYEPEYFKIVERYLGSRRKWIGELTRQEALDAMSRAAVHVLPSWFEFPGLVSLEAGAMGARIVAAANGTEGEYLGDSALYVDPEDPAGIRAAVERALALPPRRSGDDLDTRLAGFTERAVAQNTLRGYDIALKSRSH; encoded by the coding sequence TTGTTCACGAAGCGAGCGGTAGAGGCGGCCGGCGTAGCGGTCGATATCGACGCGACGCTCGCCCCCGACGCGCGCGGTTACGATTTGGCACACGTCTTCGGCGTGTACGACCCGGAGGATGCGCAACAGCAGGTCGAAGCGTGTAAGGCCGCCGGCGTCCCCACCGCTCTTTCGCCGATGTGGTGGCCTCTGTACGACTTCTTCGGCCGGTCGCGCGGAATGAATGCAGTCTTGGCGGGCCCGGAAAAGCGTATCGCAGCGGGCTTGCAGCGCTTTCGAAACACGAAAACGGATCGTTTTCTACGGCCCAACGAGCGCCGGAAGTACGCGGTTCGATTGGAACTGCAACGCAGGATCATGCGCGCCGCCGATGTGTTGCTGCCGAATAGCGTCGTCGAGTCGTTTCTCTTGCGCAAAACGATGCGGCTTGCGGACCGGCCGATGGTCGTCGTGCATCACGCCGTCGACGTGCCGGTCGGAAACCACGGCTCCCAGGCACGCAGCGGCGTCCTCTGCGTGGGGCGTGTCGAGCCGATGAAGAATCAGGCGGCCTTGCTGTACGCTTTGCGCGACCTCGACGTCGACGTGAGTCTGGTCGGAGCGTGTTATGAGCCCGAGTATTTCAAAATCGTCGAACGTTATCTGGGCAGCAGGCGCAAATGGATCGGCGAGCTGACCCGTCAGGAGGCACTCGACGCCATGTCTCGCGCGGCCGTGCACGTTCTGCCGTCGTGGTTCGAATTTCCAGGGCTCGTATCGCTGGAGGCCGGGGCGATGGGCGCCCGCATCGTAGCGGCAGCCAACGGCACCGAGGGAGAGTATCTCGGCGACTCCGCGCTGTACGTGGATCCGGAGGATCCGGCCGGCATTCGCGCTGCCGTCGAACGCGCGCTCGCGTTGCCGCCGAGACGTTCGGGAGACGATTTGGATACACGCCTAGCTGGGTTCACGGAACGTGCGGTCGCGCAAAACACGCTTCGCGGCTACGACATCGCCCTGAAAAGTCGCTCGCATTGA
- a CDS encoding zinc-dependent alcohol dehydrogenase family protein, protein MDVCCRLRDHDRFRLAHRSGNQTRAAGTDSRPPRVTKYCDRLVRYAEDAPGRLRVEERPDPRPAPGELLLRVRACGVCRTDLNIANAELAPHRPSVVPGHQIVGTIEAVGDGVDASRIGRRAGVSWVGGVDGTCEQCLAGRENLCDAPVFTGYDRDGGYAELACVRADFALELPEGLDDLRAAPLLCAGIIGYRALRVAGVERGERVGLFGFGSSAHLTLPVLQSWGCETYVATRGENHRAFARKLGADWVGDALDRPPVRLDRAITFAPSGDVVIAALSSLRKGGVVAINAIHLDRIPSFDYDSLLWGERQIRSVANMTRDDARDFLKLAAEIAIVPQVAQFELRDASRALEAIADDGLDGSAVMYWGT, encoded by the coding sequence TTGGACGTATGCTGCCGTCTGCGTGATCACGATCGTTTTCGTCTGGCGCACCGTTCCGGAAACCAAACGCGAGCTGCTGGAACAGATTCGCGTCCGCCGCGCGTAACCAAGTATTGTGATCGCCTCGTCCGCTACGCCGAAGATGCACCCGGCCGCCTCCGCGTTGAAGAACGCCCCGATCCTCGCCCGGCGCCGGGCGAGTTGCTTCTGCGCGTGCGCGCGTGCGGCGTCTGTCGTACCGATTTGAACATCGCCAATGCCGAACTCGCGCCGCATCGTCCGTCGGTGGTGCCGGGCCATCAGATCGTCGGAACGATCGAAGCCGTGGGCGACGGCGTCGATGCATCTCGTATCGGACGGCGTGCCGGCGTCTCGTGGGTCGGTGGCGTCGACGGTACGTGCGAACAGTGTTTGGCGGGACGGGAGAATCTGTGCGATGCACCGGTGTTTACCGGCTACGATCGCGATGGTGGATACGCAGAGCTGGCGTGCGTTCGAGCGGATTTCGCGTTGGAGCTGCCCGAGGGTTTGGACGATTTGCGCGCCGCGCCGCTTCTGTGCGCCGGAATCATCGGGTATCGCGCGCTGCGCGTCGCCGGCGTGGAACGTGGCGAGCGCGTCGGATTGTTCGGATTCGGCTCCTCGGCACATCTCACGTTACCCGTGCTGCAATCGTGGGGCTGCGAAACGTACGTCGCAACGCGCGGAGAGAATCATCGCGCATTCGCACGCAAGCTCGGCGCCGATTGGGTAGGCGATGCCCTCGACCGTCCGCCGGTCCGGCTCGACCGCGCGATCACATTTGCGCCGTCGGGCGATGTCGTCATCGCCGCCTTATCGTCGTTGCGCAAGGGCGGCGTCGTCGCAATCAACGCGATCCATCTCGACCGCATACCGTCGTTCGATTACGACTCGCTACTTTGGGGCGAGCGGCAAATTCGCAGCGTCGCCAACATGACGCGCGACGACGCCCGCGACTTTCTAAAACTGGCGGCGGAAATCGCCATCGTCCCGCAGGTCGCGCAGTTCGAATTGCGCGACGCTTCGCGCGCGCTCGAGGCGATCGCAGACGACGGGCTCGATGGTTCGGCGGTAATGTATTGGGGAACGTGA
- a CDS encoding lytic transglycosylase domain-containing protein, with translation MLRSRALRIAALSAAVFGCFCRPGMAAQPPVKPTPATVAVYARMLHRINPQLPRWQSRDLARRVLTSAERWRLDANMLVAVVTVESRWHTHAVSRAGAIGLGQLMPGTAAVLGVNPSNPGQNLSGAARYLAGLMERFGPSHFDLVFAAYNAGPKAVTDYGGIPPFDETQNYVVRVMNAWKEIAKTVRLPLQTLAIAHAPDVDYWLDGSATASVR, from the coding sequence ATGCTCAGGTCTCGTGCCCTGCGGATAGCGGCGTTGTCTGCTGCCGTGTTCGGATGTTTTTGCCGGCCGGGAATGGCGGCACAACCGCCGGTCAAACCCACCCCCGCGACCGTGGCCGTCTATGCGCGGATGCTGCACCGGATTAATCCGCAGCTGCCGCGCTGGCAAAGCCGCGATCTCGCCCGCCGGGTCCTCACCAGTGCCGAACGTTGGCGCCTCGACGCAAACATGCTGGTAGCCGTCGTAACCGTCGAGTCACGCTGGCATACCCACGCCGTATCGCGAGCCGGAGCGATCGGCTTAGGCCAACTGATGCCCGGCACGGCCGCCGTGCTCGGCGTCAACCCATCCAACCCAGGGCAAAATCTCTCCGGCGCCGCGCGCTATCTCGCCGGGCTGATGGAGCGATTCGGACCCAGCCATTTCGATCTCGTGTTCGCGGCGTATAATGCCGGTCCGAAAGCCGTGACCGATTACGGCGGCATCCCACCCTTCGATGAGACGCAAAATTACGTCGTCCGCGTGATGAACGCGTGGAAAGAAATCGCTAAGACCGTGCGCCTTCCGCTGCAAACGCTCGCGATCGCACACGCACCCGACGTCGATTATTGGCTCGACGGATCGGCGACCGCTTCGGTTCGCTAG
- a CDS encoding sugar porter family MFS transporter, producing the protein MRPYVLLVASVAALGGLLFGYDTGVISGAILFITRDFTLDTRAQEFTISVVLLGCIAGSAVTGALADAIGRRRTLLLAGVVFLVGALVSALAPTENMLLFGRLIVGIGIGFSSVVAPLYISEVAPASVRGALVSLYQFAITVGILAAYIVDYAFAHSGAWRWMLGCAVVPSLILIVGMIVLPESPRYLFKIGRDRAAREELARIADTPAQATEEERLIADSLKTTGGGIAALFGPSVRFALFVGVGLAVLQQITGINAVIYYGPQIFQMAGVGSASASILAQALVGTVNVVLTLVAIFFVDRLGRKPLLYIGLAGMTLALTALGLAFAGTHPAGATADVALTAMMVYVGCFAFSLGPIVWLLISEIFPLRVRGIGMSISTLANWVGNFLVSQFFLTMVEHLGRSATFWTYAAVCVITIVFVWRTVPETKRELLEQIRVRRA; encoded by the coding sequence ATGAGGCCGTACGTTCTGCTGGTCGCATCCGTCGCGGCACTCGGCGGATTATTATTCGGCTACGACACGGGCGTAATCTCCGGCGCGATTCTCTTTATCACGCGAGATTTCACGCTCGATACGCGCGCCCAAGAGTTCACCATCAGCGTGGTGCTGCTCGGCTGCATCGCCGGATCGGCGGTTACCGGAGCGCTGGCCGACGCGATCGGTCGACGCCGGACGCTGTTACTCGCCGGAGTGGTCTTTTTGGTTGGCGCATTGGTCTCGGCGTTGGCGCCAACCGAAAACATGCTGTTGTTCGGACGTCTGATCGTCGGCATCGGGATCGGCTTCAGCTCGGTCGTCGCGCCGTTGTACATCTCCGAGGTCGCGCCGGCATCGGTGCGCGGTGCGCTCGTCTCCTTGTATCAGTTCGCGATCACGGTCGGCATTCTGGCGGCATACATCGTCGACTATGCGTTCGCGCATTCGGGCGCATGGCGTTGGATGCTCGGATGCGCGGTCGTCCCGTCGTTGATCCTGATCGTCGGAATGATCGTGCTGCCCGAATCGCCACGCTATCTATTCAAGATCGGCCGCGATCGCGCCGCGCGTGAGGAACTCGCGCGCATTGCCGACACGCCGGCTCAAGCGACCGAAGAAGAACGGTTGATCGCCGACAGTCTCAAAACGACCGGCGGCGGCATCGCTGCGTTGTTCGGTCCGTCGGTCCGCTTCGCGCTGTTCGTCGGGGTCGGGCTGGCGGTTTTGCAACAAATTACCGGCATCAACGCCGTCATCTACTACGGCCCGCAGATTTTTCAGATGGCGGGAGTCGGATCGGCATCGGCGTCGATTTTGGCGCAGGCGCTGGTCGGCACCGTCAACGTCGTGCTGACGCTAGTGGCGATTTTCTTCGTCGATCGATTGGGGCGTAAACCGCTGCTCTACATCGGCCTGGCAGGCATGACGTTAGCCTTGACAGCGCTCGGATTGGCGTTCGCCGGAACGCATCCGGCGGGCGCGACCGCCGACGTCGCATTGACCGCGATGATGGTGTATGTCGGATGCTTCGCGTTTAGCCTCGGCCCGATCGTGTGGCTGCTGATCTCGGAGATCTTTCCGTTGCGGGTTCGTGGGATCGGCATGTCGATCTCGACGCTGGCTAACTGGGTCGGGAACTTTCTCGTATCGCAGTTTTTCTTGACGATGGTCGAGCATTTGGGACGCTCGGCAACGTTTTGGACGTATGCTGCCGTCTGCGTGATCACGATCGTTTTCGTCTGGCGCACCGTTCCGGAAACCAAACGCGAGCTGCTGGAACAGATTCGCGTCCGCCGCGCGTAA
- a CDS encoding serine hydrolase: protein MDTDAALEYAQRHRLEALVVRRGADVVAQAYGDGFSLDTPHKLFSGTKSFWGVAATVAQREGILNLDEPVCETIEAWRDDPWKRRVTPRMLLTLTAGHAFGGLGSAVPTYDRALEMPLANEPGSTFTYTGISLQVFGAVFTHALRALDVTPHEYLRQRVLQPANAEVATWRSLSDGTQPLPTGASMSAAAWSNYGRYVLERYDAFADCFNGTAANPRYGLGWWLDAPAGGAAVIPYASGSGGQGLYLLAPSDAAVVHFGAGGSYKHDAMLRRLR from the coding sequence ATGGATACCGATGCGGCCCTCGAATACGCGCAACGGCACCGGCTCGAAGCCTTGGTGGTACGACGCGGTGCAGACGTCGTCGCGCAAGCATACGGCGACGGATTCTCACTCGACACACCACACAAGCTGTTCAGCGGCACCAAGAGTTTTTGGGGCGTGGCGGCAACGGTCGCGCAGCGTGAAGGCATTCTGAACCTCGACGAACCGGTGTGCGAAACGATCGAAGCGTGGCGCGACGATCCGTGGAAGCGGCGGGTGACGCCGCGAATGCTGCTGACGTTGACGGCCGGTCACGCCTTCGGCGGTTTGGGCTCGGCCGTTCCAACCTATGACCGTGCGTTGGAGATGCCGCTAGCGAACGAACCCGGCAGCACGTTCACCTACACCGGCATATCGCTGCAAGTCTTCGGAGCCGTCTTTACGCATGCGCTGCGCGCGCTCGACGTGACGCCGCACGAGTACTTGCGGCAACGCGTCTTACAACCGGCAAACGCCGAAGTCGCCACTTGGCGCAGCCTATCCGATGGGACGCAACCGCTGCCGACCGGCGCCTCGATGAGCGCCGCGGCATGGTCGAATTACGGGCGCTACGTGCTCGAGCGCTACGATGCGTTTGCCGATTGTTTTAACGGCACGGCCGCCAACCCGCGCTATGGCCTCGGCTGGTGGCTCGACGCACCCGCCGGCGGCGCGGCGGTTATTCCCTATGCAAGCGGATCGGGCGGTCAAGGCCTATATTTGCTCGCGCCGTCCGATGCCGCGGTGGTGCACTTCGGCGCCGGCGGGTCGTACAAACACGACGCAATGCTGCGCCGGTTACGCTAG